A section of the Hirschia baltica ATCC 49814 genome encodes:
- a CDS encoding cold-shock protein, with amino-acid sequence MTTGTVKWFNATKGYGFIAPDDGGADVFVHVTAVQQAGLAGLDEGQKVEFELVTDPKRGKTSAGDLKSL; translated from the coding sequence CAACTGGTACAGTGAAATGGTTTAACGCAACTAAAGGCTATGGCTTTATAGCGCCTGATGATGGCGGTGCTGACGTGTTTGTACACGTCACTGCAGTTCAGCAAGCTGGTCTTGCAGGACTGGACGAAGGCCAAAAAGTAGAATTTGAACTCGTGACAGATCCAAAGCGCGGCAAAACATCTGCTGGCGATTTGAAATCTCTCTAG